One window of Phycisphaeraceae bacterium genomic DNA carries:
- a CDS encoding sigma-70 family RNA polymerase sigma factor — protein sequence MMHPDDSAADRERALDARLSAAARRGDTRALASLIERHQVRVYRMCLRVTGDEDAAAEATQDALLRAVRAISTFDDRAQFSTWITRIAINACLSRARSEKLRRHRGLDAPIGGFSAVSGQTQTLGNSLPTGEQTPARRVQQDEDRARVLEALAVLDVEARTILLLRDGHDLEYDQIAEMLGVAIGTVKSRLFRARVALREAMESKRK from the coding sequence ATGATGCACCCGGATGATTCCGCAGCAGATCGCGAAAGGGCGCTCGATGCGCGCCTTTCTGCCGCGGCACGCCGGGGAGATACCAGGGCGCTCGCCTCGCTCATCGAGCGCCATCAGGTTCGCGTCTACCGCATGTGCCTGCGCGTCACCGGTGATGAAGATGCCGCGGCCGAAGCAACGCAGGATGCACTTCTCCGCGCCGTTCGCGCAATCTCCACCTTCGACGACCGCGCCCAGTTCTCCACGTGGATCACCCGGATCGCCATCAATGCGTGTCTTTCCCGGGCCCGTTCCGAAAAGCTGCGGCGTCATCGCGGCCTGGACGCCCCGATCGGCGGGTTTTCGGCCGTTTCGGGGCAGACGCAGACCCTCGGAAATTCCCTTCCCACCGGGGAACAAACCCCGGCCCGGCGAGTCCAACAAGATGAGGATCGTGCGCGGGTGCTGGAAGCCCTGGCCGTTCTCGACGTGGAGGCCCGGACAATCCTGCTTCTGCGCGACGGGCACGATCTGGAATACGACCAGATCGCGGAAATGCTCGGCGTCGCGATCGGCACGGTGAAGAGCAGGCTGTTTCGGGCACGCGTCGCGTTGCGCGAGGCGATGGAAAGCAAGCGGAAGTGA
- a CDS encoding NADH-quinone oxidoreductase subunit D, with the protein MPYTLKPIESLSVDADNIDYIKKHVDTGDRWVLNFGPQHPATHTTLRIVMELDGERIARITPHIGYLHSGFEKLGEVLDYNQYVTIVSRMNYLSPIANDICWHHAVEKLFGIDITPRCKAVRTIMAELARIQDHLLCVGAAGLDLNAITGFLYCFNLREKIYDICDFISGQRFHPDWTRVGGAMMDLPDEEMFKTLVKNFIHKELPKALNEVEGLLNRNRIFWDRTKGIGVMTKDEANAFSLTGPLARASGVQRDLRKDDPYLCYADNWDGQGAEAVKFQVPVCDDGDCYARYLVRVEEMKQAAKIIEQLIDKIPGGPMDTFADSKMVKPSKKDVYGSIEGLIQHFELIMTNRGWKPPVAEIYGANETANGELGYYIVSDGGPRPWRVKTRPPSFINYSTVAKMTEGHVLSDIVAILGSINIVAAELDR; encoded by the coding sequence ATGCCCTACACCCTCAAGCCCATCGAATCCCTGAGCGTCGATGCCGACAACATCGACTACATCAAGAAGCACGTCGATACCGGCGACCGCTGGGTGCTCAACTTCGGCCCGCAGCACCCCGCGACACACACGACGCTCCGCATCGTGATGGAGCTCGACGGCGAACGGATCGCCCGGATCACGCCCCACATCGGCTATCTGCACTCGGGCTTCGAGAAGCTCGGCGAGGTCCTCGATTACAACCAATACGTGACGATTGTCTCGCGGATGAACTATCTGTCGCCGATCGCCAATGACATCTGCTGGCACCACGCCGTGGAGAAATTGTTCGGGATCGACATCACGCCCCGCTGCAAAGCCGTGCGCACGATCATGGCCGAACTCGCCCGGATCCAGGATCACTTGCTCTGCGTTGGTGCCGCGGGGTTGGACCTTAACGCCATCACCGGCTTCCTCTACTGCTTCAATCTCCGCGAGAAGATCTACGACATCTGCGATTTCATCAGCGGGCAGCGCTTCCACCCGGATTGGACGCGTGTCGGCGGTGCGATGATGGATTTGCCCGACGAGGAGATGTTCAAGACGCTCGTCAAGAACTTCATCCACAAAGAACTGCCTAAGGCGCTGAACGAAGTTGAAGGCCTTCTCAATCGCAATCGCATTTTCTGGGATCGCACCAAGGGCATCGGCGTGATGACCAAGGACGAGGCGAACGCGTTCAGCCTCACCGGCCCGCTCGCCCGCGCCAGCGGCGTGCAGCGCGATCTGCGAAAGGACGATCCCTACCTCTGCTACGCCGACAACTGGGACGGCCAGGGCGCCGAGGCCGTGAAGTTCCAGGTCCCCGTCTGCGACGACGGCGACTGCTACGCGCGATATCTCGTGCGCGTCGAAGAGATGAAGCAGGCCGCGAAGATCATTGAGCAGCTCATCGACAAGATCCCCGGCGGCCCGATGGACACTTTCGCCGATTCGAAGATGGTGAAGCCCAGCAAGAAAGACGTCTACGGCAGCATCGAAGGCCTCATCCAACACTTCGAACTGATCATGACCAACCGCGGCTGGAAGCCGCCGGTCGCCGAGATCTACGGCGCGAACGAAACCGCCAACGGCGAACTCGGTTACTACATCGTCAGCGATGGAGGCCCGCGCCCGTGGCGCGTCAAAACGCGGCCACCGAGCTTTATCAATTACTCAACCGTCGCGAAGATGACCGAGGGACATGTACTCAGCGACATCGTCGCCATCCTCGGCTCGATCAATATCGTCGCGGCGGAGTTGGATCGGTAG